The Seriola aureovittata isolate HTS-2021-v1 ecotype China chromosome 3, ASM2101889v1, whole genome shotgun sequence genome includes a region encoding these proteins:
- the LOC130165899 gene encoding rho-related GTP-binding protein RhoU-like isoform X1 — translation MLPQEVGKQKPRRVSDPVCGGDFPPVPPRRLKNRDFPLSVKRRRSGSAPERKVNCVLVGDGAVGKTSLIVSYTTNGYPTEYVPTAFDNFTVMVVVDGKPVRLQLCDMAGQKWGLVDGSINDELERLRPLCYKNADVFLLCYSVVRPCSFRNLIDRWVPEIRQHCPGAPLILVGTQLDLKEDVQVLIHLAKNQERPVDTEEGQRLAQEIGAASFAECSALTQKNLKDAFDSAILASIQLTDTSSVQQQRLTLKRKTPDKIKSLSETWWRKINCLMGEQSCEFK, via the exons ATGCTGCCTCAGGAAGTCGGGAAGCAGAAGCCCCGCCGTGTGTCGGACCCGGTGTGCGGAGGAGACTTCCCCCCGGTCCCGCCGCGGCGCTTAAAGAACCGGGACTTCCCGCTGAGCGTGAAGCGCCGGAGGTCCGGTTCCGCACCTGAGCGCAAGGTGAACTGCGTCCTGGTTGGAGACGGGGCGGTGGGAAAGACCAGCCTCATCGTCAGCTACACCACCAACGGATACCCGACAGAATACGTTCCCACAGCGTTTGACAACTTTACCG TGATGGTTGTGGTGGACGGGAAACCAGTGAGACTGCAGCTGTGTGACATGGCCGGACAG AAATGGGGGCTGGTCGATGGATCGATCAAT GACGAGCTGGAGCGCCTCCGGCCGCTTTGCTACAAGAACGCAGacgtcttcctcctctgctacAGCGTGGTCCGGCCCTGCTCCTTCCGTAACCTGATCGATAGGTGGGTCCCGGAGATCCGTCAGCACTGTCCCGGCGCCCCCTTGATCCTGGTTGGCACCCAGCTGGACCTGAAGGAGGATGTCCAGGTGCTGATTCACCTGGCAAAGAACCAGGAGCGGCCGGTGGACACCGAGGAGGGCCAGCGGCTCGCCCAGGAGATCGGAGCGGCGAGCTTCGCAGAGTGCTCGGCGCTCACCCAGAAGAACCTGAAGGACGCTTTTGATTCGGCCATCTTGGCCAGCATCCAGCTGACAGACACTAGCAGCgtccagcagcagaggctgactCTGAAGAGGAAGACGCCAGACAAGATCAAGAGCCTCTCGGAAACCTGGTGGAGGAAGATCAACTGCCTGATGggagagcagagctgtgaaTTCAAGTGA
- the LOC130165899 gene encoding rho-related GTP-binding protein RhoU-like isoform X2: MLPQEVGKQKPRRVSDPVCGGDFPPVPPRRLKNRDFPLSVKRRRSGSAPERKVNCVLVGDGAVGKTSLIVSYTTNGYPTEYVPTAFDNFTVMVVVDGKPVRLQLCDMAGQDELERLRPLCYKNADVFLLCYSVVRPCSFRNLIDRWVPEIRQHCPGAPLILVGTQLDLKEDVQVLIHLAKNQERPVDTEEGQRLAQEIGAASFAECSALTQKNLKDAFDSAILASIQLTDTSSVQQQRLTLKRKTPDKIKSLSETWWRKINCLMGEQSCEFK, translated from the exons ATGCTGCCTCAGGAAGTCGGGAAGCAGAAGCCCCGCCGTGTGTCGGACCCGGTGTGCGGAGGAGACTTCCCCCCGGTCCCGCCGCGGCGCTTAAAGAACCGGGACTTCCCGCTGAGCGTGAAGCGCCGGAGGTCCGGTTCCGCACCTGAGCGCAAGGTGAACTGCGTCCTGGTTGGAGACGGGGCGGTGGGAAAGACCAGCCTCATCGTCAGCTACACCACCAACGGATACCCGACAGAATACGTTCCCACAGCGTTTGACAACTTTACCG TGATGGTTGTGGTGGACGGGAAACCAGTGAGACTGCAGCTGTGTGACATGGCCGGACAG GACGAGCTGGAGCGCCTCCGGCCGCTTTGCTACAAGAACGCAGacgtcttcctcctctgctacAGCGTGGTCCGGCCCTGCTCCTTCCGTAACCTGATCGATAGGTGGGTCCCGGAGATCCGTCAGCACTGTCCCGGCGCCCCCTTGATCCTGGTTGGCACCCAGCTGGACCTGAAGGAGGATGTCCAGGTGCTGATTCACCTGGCAAAGAACCAGGAGCGGCCGGTGGACACCGAGGAGGGCCAGCGGCTCGCCCAGGAGATCGGAGCGGCGAGCTTCGCAGAGTGCTCGGCGCTCACCCAGAAGAACCTGAAGGACGCTTTTGATTCGGCCATCTTGGCCAGCATCCAGCTGACAGACACTAGCAGCgtccagcagcagaggctgactCTGAAGAGGAAGACGCCAGACAAGATCAAGAGCCTCTCGGAAACCTGGTGGAGGAAGATCAACTGCCTGATGggagagcagagctgtgaaTTCAAGTGA
- the dla gene encoding delta-like protein A, with amino-acid sequence MYLFNMGRVILLTLAVMSMLLCQGFCSGVFELKLQEFLNKKGVQGNKNCCKGGLTSSFQQQCECKTFFRICLKHYQPNASPEPPCTYGGAVTPVLGSNSFQVPEVIPESSFTNPIRINFGFTWPGTFSLIIEALHTESKDDLSTENPDRVISTMTTQRHLTVGEEWSQDLHTGGRTELKYSYRFVCDEHYYGDGCSVFCRPRDDAFGHFTCGERGEIVCDAGWKGQYCTEPICLPGCDEEHGFCEKPGECKCRVGFKGRYCDECIRYPGCLHGTCQQPWQCNCQEGWGGLFCNQDLNYCTHHKPCMNGATCSNTGQGSYTCSCRPGFTGASCEIQVNECAGNPCRNGGSCTDLENTYTCTCPHGFYGNNCELSAMTCADGPCSNGGRCADNPEGGYFCQCPTGYAGFNCEKKIDHCTSGPCSNGARCVDLVNSYLCQCPDGFTGMNCDRTGDECSTYPCQNGGTCQEGPDGYTCICPPGYTGRNCSSPISRCEHNPCHNGATCHERNNRYVCACVPGYGGRNCQFLLPEHAAIRGTEVPWMAVGSGVALVLLLLAGCAVLVGFFRSKVQRGGQIETAGEGETINNLTNNCHRSDRDLAVSVMPTPGVKNINKKMDFCSSDPDEGSSPGRSGYKSRHPPADYNLVHEVNYEQAAKEAMLEAACEDKCQSLDSFEFEEKRSKRLKCDASEKKAPEMSACADTKYKSVFVMSEEKDECIIATEV; translated from the exons atgtatttatttaatatggGGCGCGTCATCCTGCTGACTCTCGCCGTCATGTCCATGTTGCTGTGCCAG GGGTTTTGTTCGGGAGTTTTTGAGCTGAAGTTGCAGGAGTTCCTAAACAAGAAGGGAGTACAGGGCAACAAGAACTGTTGTAAAGGAGGTCTGACCTCGTCCTTCCAGCAGCAGTGCGAATGTAAAACCTTCTTCAGGATCTGTCTCAAGCACTACCAGCCCAACGCCTCTCCGGAGCCTCCGTGCACCTACGGCGGTGCCGTGACGCCCGTCCTCGGCTCCAACTCGTTCCAGGTCCCTGAGGTCATCCCTGAGAGTTCATTCACTAACCCCATCAGGATTAACTTCGGCTTCACGTGGCCG GGGACCTTCTCGCTGATCATTGAGGCATTACACACCGAGTCCAAAGACGACCTCTCCACAG AGAACCCAGACCGTGTTATCAGCACCATGACCACCCAGAGGCATCTGACGGTGGGAGAGGAGTGGTCCCAGGACCTGCACACCGGCGGCAGGACGGAGCTCAAGTACTCGTACCGGTTCGTGTGCGATGAGCACTACTACGGGGACGGCTGCTCGGTGTTCTGCCGGCCCAGAGATGACGCCTTCGGACACTTCACCTGTGGAGAGCGCGGGGAGATTGTGTGCGACGCCGGGTGGAAGGGACAGTACTGCACTGAAC CGATTTGTCTGCCGGGCTGCGACGAGGAGCACGGCTTCTGCGAGAAACCCGGAGAGTGCAA gtgcAGAGTGGGATTCAAAGGCCGCTACTGCGACGAGTGCATCCGCTACCCGGGCTGCCTCCACGGGACCTGCCAGCAGCCGTGGCAGTGCAACTGTCAGGAGGGTTGGGGGGGGCTGTTCTGCAACCAAG ATCTCAACTACTGCACTCACCACAAGCCCTGCATGAATGGAGCCACTTGTAGCAACACTGGCCAGGGCAGCTACACCTGTTCCTGCAGGCCCGGCTTCACTGGGGCCAGCTGTGAGATCCAGGTCAACGAATGCGCTGGAAACCCCTGCCGCAACGGAGGAAGCTGCACT GATTTGGAAAACACATATACCTGCACTTGCCCTCACGGTTTCTATGGCAACAACTGCGAGCTGAGCGCCATGACGTGTGCAGACGGGCCCTGCTCCAACGGTGGCCGCTGTGCCGACAACCCCGAGGGAGGCTACTTCTGCCAGTGCCCCACAGGATACGCAGGGTTCAACTGCGAGAAGAAGATTGACCACTGCACCTCCGGCCCCTGCTCCAACG GTGCTCGCTGTGTGGATCTTGTCAACTCGTACTTGTGCCAGTGTCCAGACGGTTTCACCGGCATGAACTGCGACCGAACTGGGGACGAGTGTTCGACGTACCCCTGCCAGAACGGTGGGACGTGCCAGGAGGGTCCAGACGGCTACACCTGCATCTGCCCGCCGGGATACACTGGCCGCAACTGTAGCTCACCCATCAGCCGCTGTGAACACAACCCTTGCCACAACGGTGCCACCTGCCACGAAAGAAACAACCGCTACGTCTGCGCGTGCGTTCCTGGCTACGGTGGCCGAAACTGCCAGTTCCTGCTGCCAGAGCACGCCGCCATCCGCGGGACAGAAGTTCCCTGGATGGCTGTTGGGTCCGGCGTGGCCCTGGTGCTCCTGCTTCTGGCAGGGTGTGCCGTACTTGTTGGATTTTTCCGGTCAAAAGTCCAGCGTGGCGGTCAAATAGAAACCGCCGGTGAGGGAGAGACAATAAACAACCTCACTAACAACTGTCACCGCAGCGACAGGGACCTGGCGGTCAGCGTGATGCCGACGCCAGGTGTCAAAAATATCAACAAGAAGATGGACTTCTGCAGCAGTGACCCCGATGAAGGGTCTTCACCGGGGAGAAGCGGCTACAAGAGCCGCCATCCGCCTGCAGACTACAACCTTGTACACGAGGTCAACTACGAGCAGGCGGCTAAAGAGGCCATGCTGGAGGCAGCCTGCGAGGACAAGTGCCAGTCCCTGGACTCATTTGAGTTTGAGGAGAAGCGCAGCAAACGTTTAAAATG CGATGCATCAGAAAAGAAAGCCCCAGAAATGTCTGCATGTGCGGACACAAAGTacaaatctgtgtttgtgatgtcGGAAGAGAAGGACGAATGTATAATTGCAACTGAG gtgtaA